The Niabella beijingensis genomic interval GGTGTCGATCTTTTTATTGACCAACGCATCAAAAATAAAGGTATCATTCGGGCAGGGAGAGAAACCCAGTTTTAGCTTCATATAGATTCGTATTATTAAAATAAAACAGGAAAAGACGAAAAAATGTTTAATTAATTATTGCAGGATAACGGTGATCAGTTGCTGAACCGTCGCATTCAGCAGGCTGATGGACTCCCGCAGTTTCCATTTTGCTTTGTCTCTTTCCCCTACATAATTGGAAACCGCTCTTATCTGAAGAAAAGGCACACCTTCGTTCAATGCCACATAATGGAAAGCCGCTCCTTCCATTGATTCAATTTCTGCCCGCAGGTTATCTTTAAACTGCCGAAGCATATCTTCCCTTGTAGTAATTTCATTATTGGTCACTCCTTTTGCCCTGTTGAGCCGGGTAAGTGCCATCAATTCCTCATACGGGTTCCTGAGCCAGCCCTTTGTAAACGGCGGATCGTCCGGAACCGCCAGTCCCAGATCAAAAACCGATCTCCACTGGCCATTTTCGTTAACACCGAGGTCACCAAAGCACTCGCTGTCAATAACCGCTATACTTCCCGGTGCATACTGCTGCACCAAACTTCCGCCGATGCCCGCCTGCAGCACCAGATCATATCGTTCCCGCGCCAGCTGGCGCGTAAGTCCGTAAGCCGTGCTAACTCCGCCGATACCGGCAACCAGCACCGTCACCTGCTCTTTTTCTTCCAAAAAAGAACGCAAAGGCGCGAGCTCCAGTTCGGTGGCTGCCACCAGCAATATTCTTTTACTCATATTCCGTTATAAGGCCGCAGGGAACAGTAAGGATCTCTTTTATACCCAATGCCCGCTGCAGCAAATTTGTTGCCGCTAAGATCGGGCATTTTTATAATTGAGGGAAGTGTTACCTTTGCAGTCCTGATTTTTTTGAAGGCAGGCTGATCACAATGCCACATTCCTTCAGCAGCGGGTACAGGAACCCGGCTTATTTATTTTTTTTGTATGGTATATCTCACAAGAATTGAACACTTTAACGCTGCACACAAGCTCTTTAATCCGGCGTGGACGGAAGCGCAGAATGAGCAGGTTTTTGGAAAATGTGCCAATAAAAACTGGCATGGGCACAACTATGAACTTTATATCACCGTAAAGGGCGAGCCGGATCCGGACACAGGTTTTGTGTACGATGTAAAAAAATTGAGCGAAATCATTAAAGAGCATATCAT includes:
- the mqnB gene encoding futalosine hydrolase; the encoded protein is MSKRILLVAATELELAPLRSFLEEKEQVTVLVAGIGGVSTAYGLTRQLARERYDLVLQAGIGGSLVQQYAPGSIAVIDSECFGDLGVNENGQWRSVFDLGLAVPDDPPFTKGWLRNPYEELMALTRLNRAKGVTNNEITTREDMLRQFKDNLRAEIESMEGAAFHYVALNEGVPFLQIRAVSNYVGERDKAKWKLRESISLLNATVQQLITVILQ
- a CDS encoding 6-pyruvoyl trahydropterin synthase family protein, giving the protein MVYLTRIEHFNAAHKLFNPAWTEAQNEQVFGKCANKNWHGHNYELYITVKGEPDPDTGFVYDVKKLSEIIKEHIIEALDHRNLNEDVPFMKGKLCSTENLAIAIWNELTPHLPQGVLLHCIKLYETPRIYVEYFG